Within the uncultured Bacteroides sp. genome, the region ACCAGCCACAAACCGTGGTTTATCCGGATTCATCCGGGTAAACTCGTCCGCAGCTTCACGGGCAATCTTTACAGCAGCCAGATTCATTTCACGCACATACTCCTGCACATGGTAATCGGCCATGGAAACCGTAGTAGAGCTAAATGTATTGGTTTCAATAATATCGGCTCCGGCTTCCAGGTATTTTCTGTGAATGTCTTTGATTACGTCAGGACGGGTAAGGCAAAGCAAATCATTGTTCCCTTTCATCTGTCCGGGAATGTGTGCAAAGCGTTCGTTACGGAAATCTTCTTCTCTCAGATTATACTGCTGAATCATTGTGCCCATAGCTCCATCCAGTATCAGGATGCGCTCGGAAACTAACTGTTGAATGGTTGGTTTCATTATATAACTACTATTTTAAAAGCTGTTCAGATATTTAGTTAAACAGCATTTGAATGCAACTTGTTTATAAAAAGATAATCTTTTAGTCGTAAACACCAAACGACTATAAAGTCTTTCATTCTTATTTTTTAAACATTCTGTCCATGTCGCGTTTATCATCCTTTTCCCTTAGAGACTGTCTCTTATCATATTGCTTTTTACCTTTAGCCAAAGCAATTACCACCTTTGCCAATCCCTTTTCGTTGATAAACATACGAACCGGTATAATAGTAAATCCGGTCTCTTTTGTAGCCCTTTCCAGCTTCTTCAGTTCTTTTTTCGAGAGCAGCAGCTTGCGGTCGCGACGGGCTACATGGTTATTATAGGAACCATAGAAATACTCGGCAATATGCATATTCTTCACCCACAGTTCCTGACGGGCAAAGAAGCAGAAGGTATCTACCAGACTGGCCTTGCCCATACGGATAGATTTAATTTCCGTTCCGGTGAGCACAATACCGGCAGTAAAAGTGTCCACTAATTCATAATCGAAAGTGGCGCGTTTATTTTTTATATTTACAGGAGCTTGTTTCATATAGTTAGCTTAGCAGAACAGTCAGTTTATTAAAAATGGTTTCAATAATGATGGGACAGAAAATAATTATTATGGAAGAGAAAATGGAAAACCAGGTACTTTTGTTTTCATTCATCTTCAGCAAAATCCTCGCCCCTTCCCAAAGAAGATAGATTATGTAAAACTGAAAAATCAGTTTGAGTATGAGAAAAGCAGGAATCAGTACCACAATAATTTTCAAAACAAAAGGTACAGCCATTGCATATCCCACAAGCTGTTCAGCTTTCGGCATATCACAATCTACATGAAACATGCTGCGTGCCATTTTACTAACAGTCTTTGCTGCAAGGAAATATCCGGCAAAGAAAGCAATAAAAACTGCACAACACCTAGTCATGGCTAACTGAAAAAGCTGGTTGGTGGTAAGGCCATCACTTGTGAAATTATAGATGAATACACTAGCGAAAACAGCCATTCCACATAAACCAATCATAGGATAAACAAAAGTAGCCAAGCCCTTTCGTTTATCCTCTTCTAAACTAATTTCCTCCCATGCCTTGGCAGGAGAGGAAATTAATAACATTACTTTTTTAAATAAATTCTTGTAATTCAATTCTAATATTCATATTTGCACCGCACGCTCTTTTCTATTATTTGATCATAGGCACCCCTTGCAGAGACTTTTACCCAGATTGAGTCGTTTTTCGGTTGTATATCACTAATTATTTCAGGTACTTTAAAGCTATATAGTATCTGGCTTGCCTGGTAGCTAGGAGTAGCTCCTCCTTTTGAATAGTTAAGCTTTACATAAAGTGTATCGTTACTAACTTTTTGTTCGAACATATCAAAATTTACACTGCTTCCACTTGCATAAGGAAATGATAATGATACGGTTGCATAGTGATTTGCAACAAAAAAGCCATCTAAACTTGTTATTGCATAATTTGCCAATGTATCCGGTTTCTGATTAAAATCCTTTGTCGGAATCACACTACTATAGGTGTTATTCACTTCTACTGTGTAAGCCGTTTTGTTATCTTGCAACACTTCCCCTGCAGCCAGTTTATAGTATCCAAATATTCGGGTTGGATAAGTGCCATCTTTAAGTAATATGTCAGATGGATTAGTTACGGTTAAAGTAAGGCCGCCATCTGTTACAAGCAAAACGCCGCCTGCTGCCTGATAAACGGTTGCACATCCATAAAAATCATATGTTGATGACGAATTACTGTTTGTGTCAACACAAGATGTAAAAAAAATACCCATTAGCATTGCAAGGGTAACAACAATCATTTTTAAATTTTTCATAATTCAAATTCTTAATAGTGTGTTTATTTTGATATACAAATATATAAAATAAAGAGAGATGCACATCGTCCATTCTTTTTATTTTATATATAAATGCACTAAACACACAAATACTGCATTACTACTGCTTTATTATTGCAAATTCCTCCAAATGTTCATCTATATATTCAGCAATAATCGAGGTTATCTCCTCTTCTTTTTCAAGAAATTCCTCTTCAAGATCATCAAACGCTTCATATTTCTCGTACATTGCCATAAAATCATCGTCATCTCTTTCCTTCTCCAGATCGTCCTTATTGACATCATATATTTTCTTAGCCTTATAAATCAGTTTGGAAAACTCTTCGGCACCGAATAAACGCATGGATTTAGCAAAAGGGTTATCAAAAATATATCCTCCGTATCCATTCTGGATAAGTTGCACAAAGCCACCTTCCATCACCTCTTCCCGAAAAAAATGATAAGCCAGCACTGCGTGTTGAGATCCATTAAGCAGATCCATTGTTTCTGCTTTTAATTCCCCGCCAATTACTTCCAGATATTTGTCGGTAAATACACTGATAAACTCATCCATTCCTAAAGGTGCAGTTTCCTTTAATACACTATCCGAAATTTCTATTGTTGTAGCCATCTGTCTTTATTTTAAAAAGAGGATTCAAAGATAGATATTATTGGTCAAATACTCCAAGAAAATAGATTAAAATATGTTTTTCATCTACATCCGGCATCTTTGAGCATTATAAAGCAAGATTTCAGAAAAACGAAAATGCGCCACTTCCACCACTACTTTGTGCAAAAATTAACCTGTATGCATATACATCTTCTTGCATAAATTTTGTCACAAAACTTTTACATCAAAAACTGTAATACGAAAGTTAAAATCCTCCAGTCTTCCATTTCCAAAATAATCCGGGTAAAAGGAACAACCATCTTTAAGATAGTATTATAGCTTTCCCCTTCCCGGCCCTTTCCTTTGCTCTAAAGTTACTTAAATGCAATATTGACTTTACAAAAGAAAGAAAAATAAAACTATTTAATTCATTTCTTAAAAAAGTAATGAACCATGCGTTGCAAAAAAAGAATAAAAGAACTAACTTTGCGTTCGATTTGAAAAAATCGGTAGTTACGAGTTTTTTATTTAATACGTAAAAAAGAGCTAATATGACTTATTCACAGGAAGTAGAACACATGTGTGTTGTACAGAAAGGTCCTAATCACGGACCAGCTCCCATACCAGAAGAAGGAAAATGGGTAAAATCTAAAGAAATTGTAGACATCTCTGGTTTAACACACGGTATTGGCTGGTGTGCTCCACAACAAGGCGCATGTAAGTTGACACTTAATGTAAAACAAGGTGTTATCCAGGAAGCGTTGATCGAAACAATCGGTTGTTCCGGTATGACTCACTCTGCAGCAATGGCAGCAGAAATCCTTCCGGGAAAAACAATCCTTGAAGCATTAAACACTGACCTTGTATGTGATGCAATCAACACAGCAATGCGTGAACTATTCCTTCAGATTGTTTATGGACGTACACAGTCTGCTTTCTCTGAAGGTGGTTTGATTATTGGTGCAGGTCTTGAAGACTTGGGTAAAGGTCTCCGTAGCCAGGTAGGTACACTTTACGGTACTTTGGCAAAAGGTCCTCGTTACCTTGAACTAGCAGAAGGTTACATCAAAACTCTTGCTTTGGATGAAGACGATCAAATCTGTGGTTATGAATTCGTTCACATGGGTAAATTCATGGATGAGATTAAGAAGGGAACCGATGCTAATGAAGCTTTGAAGAAAGTAACCGGTACATACGGACGCTTCACAAAAGAAGCTGGTGCAGTTAAATTCATTGATCCACGTCACGCATAAATAAAGGAGGAAATACAATATGGCATTATTTGAAAGTTATGAACGTCGTATCGACAAGATCAATGCAACGTTAAACGCTAACGGTATCAAAAACATCGAAGAAGCAAAAGCTATCTGCGACGCAGCTGGTATCGATCCATATAAAATGTGTGAAGAAACACAGCCAATCTGTTTTGAAAACGCTAAATGGGCTTACGTAGTAGGTGCAGCTATCGCTATCAAAAAAGGTTGTTCAAATGCAGCTGACGCTGCCGAAGCTATCGGTATCGGTCTGCAATCATTCTGTATTCCAGGTTCAGTAGCCGAAGACCGTAAGGTTGGTATCGGTCATGGTAACCTTGCTGCACGTTTGCTTCGTAACGAAACAAAATGTTTCGCATTCCTTGCAGGACACGAATCATTCGCAGCTGCTGAAGGTGCAATCAAAATTGCAGAAATGGCAAACAAAGTACGTAAAGAACGTCTTCGTGTTATCTTGAACGGTCTTGGAAAAGATGCTGCTCAGATCATTTCACGTATCAACGGATTTACTTACGTTCAAACTGAATTCGATTACTATACAAGCGAATTGAAGGTTGTTATGGAAAAAGCATACTCAAACGGTCCTCGCGCAGCAGTTAAATGCTACGGTGCAGATGATGTTCGTGAA harbors:
- the smpB gene encoding SsrA-binding protein, producing MKQAPVNIKNKRATFDYELVDTFTAGIVLTGTEIKSIRMGKASLVDTFCFFARQELWVKNMHIAEYFYGSYNNHVARRDRKLLLSKKELKKLERATKETGFTIIPVRMFINEKGLAKVVIALAKGKKQYDKRQSLREKDDKRDMDRMFKK
- a CDS encoding Yip1 family protein → MNYKNLFKKVMLLISSPAKAWEEISLEEDKRKGLATFVYPMIGLCGMAVFASVFIYNFTSDGLTTNQLFQLAMTRCCAVFIAFFAGYFLAAKTVSKMARSMFHVDCDMPKAEQLVGYAMAVPFVLKIIVVLIPAFLILKLIFQFYIIYLLWEGARILLKMNENKSTWFSIFSSIIIIFCPIIIETIFNKLTVLLS
- a CDS encoding DMP19 family protein; translation: MATTIEISDSVLKETAPLGMDEFISVFTDKYLEVIGGELKAETMDLLNGSQHAVLAYHFFREEVMEGGFVQLIQNGYGGYIFDNPFAKSMRLFGAEEFSKLIYKAKKIYDVNKDDLEKERDDDDFMAMYEKYEAFDDLEEEFLEKEEEITSIIAEYIDEHLEEFAIIKQ
- a CDS encoding GGGtGRT protein, with amino-acid sequence MALFESYERRIDKINATLNANGIKNIEEAKAICDAAGIDPYKMCEETQPICFENAKWAYVVGAAIAIKKGCSNAADAAEAIGIGLQSFCIPGSVAEDRKVGIGHGNLAARLLRNETKCFAFLAGHESFAAAEGAIKIAEMANKVRKERLRVILNGLGKDAAQIISRINGFTYVQTEFDYYTSELKVVMEKAYSNGPRAAVKCYGADDVREGVAIMHKEGVDVSITGNSTNPTRFQHPVAGTYKKECIEQGKSYFSVASGGGTGRTLHPDNMAAGPASYGMTDTMGRMHSDAQFAGSSSVPAHVEMMGFLGIGNNPMVGATVAVAVVVSQALTK